In a genomic window of Rhinopithecus roxellana isolate Shanxi Qingling chromosome 2, ASM756505v1, whole genome shotgun sequence:
- the AREG gene encoding amphiregulin produces the protein MRAPLLPPAPVVLSLLILGSGHYAAGMDLNDTYSGKREPFSGDHSADGFEVTSRSEMSSGSEISPVSEMPSSSELSSGVDYDYSEEYDNEPQIPGYIVDDSVRVEQVVKPPKNKTESENTSDKPKRKKKGGKNGKNRRNRKKKNPCNAEFQNFCIHGECKYIEHLEAVTCKCQQEYFGERCGEKSMKTHSMIDSSLSKIALAAIAAFMSAVILTAIAVITVHLRKRYVRKYEGEAEERKKLRQENGNVHAIA, from the exons ATGAGAGCCCCGCTGCTGCCGCCGGCGCCGGTGGTGCTGTCGCTCTTGATACTCGGCTCAG GCCATTATGCTGCTGGAATGGACCTCAATGACACCTACTCTGGGAAGCGTGAACCATTTTCTGGGGACCACAGTGCTGATGGATTTGAGGTTACCTCAAGAAGTGAGATGTCTTCAGGAAGTGAAATTTCCCCTGTGAGTGAAATGCCTTCTAGTAGTGAACTGTCCTCGGGAGTCGACTATGACTATTCAGAAGAGTATGATAATGAACCACAAATACCTGGCTATATTGTAGATGATTCAGTCAGAG TTGAACAGGTAGTTAAGCCCCccaaaaacaagacagaaagtgaAAATACTTCAGataaacccaaaagaaagaaaaagggaggcaaaaatggaaaaaatagaagaaacagaaagaagaaaaatccatGTAATGCAGAATTTCAAAATTTCTGCATTCACGGAGAATGCAAATATATAGAGCACCTGGAAGCAGTGACATGCAA ATGTCAGCAAGAATATTTCGGTGAACGGTGTGGGGAAAAGTCCATGAAAACTCACAGCATGATTGACAGTAGTTTATCAAAAATTGCATTAGCAGCCATAGCTGCCTTTATGTCTGCTGTGATCCTCACAGCTATTGCTGTTATTACAGTCCA TCTTAGAAAACGATACGTCAGGAAATATGAAGGAGAAGCTGAGGAACGAAAGAAACTTCGACAAGAGAATGGAAATGTACATGCTATAGCATAA